The window AACAGCCGCTTCAATGGTCCTTTCCGATCTCATCTTAGGAAAAGGGAGCGACTTTGAAAAGCTCTACAGCCCACAAAGGTTCCATACCAACCCTGATCTTAAAAAATTAGTATCGACCAATTTAGATGTGGCAAAGCATTTAATCAAAGGGAAATTTGAAATGATCACCAGGCAGGCTGAAGATCTGGAAAATGATGAGGGCGCTATCGTTACCGTAAATGGCGAACGGGCGGGAGCTTACAGAGATCCTGATGGCTGTTTGCATATTGTTGATTCCACCTGTACCCATATGGGCTGTGAAGTTGAATGGAATAACGGCGATCGGACATGGGATTGCCCATGCCATGGATCAAGGTATTCCATAAACGGAGATGTAGTCGATGGCCCAACCGAAAAGCCGCTAAAAAAAATAAAATAATCTCTAAACGAAAGAGCTCAGTCCGGGACTGAGCTCTTGTTTATGGCTTATTTGGCATTTGGGCTTTATGGTGATTAGGTGGCATTCTAAAAATAAAACCGTTCTGTTCAAGCATTTCATAATGCTTTTCAAAGTGGGAAATAATCATTTGCCCTTTTTCCTCTGGAATGACACCAAATTCAACATACTTCAGGATCATCTCTTTCTTTTTTTCAAGAATATCCTTATGGAGATTGGCTAATTCCGTTTTCTGTTGCTCCGTTAATTGAACTGCCGGTTTAGCTGGCTTTCCCGGATTATTCTCACCGTAGGCAACCGTAAACATGGTCGAAGATAAGAGTAAACAAACGATCATACTCCATAAATATTTACGCATTCAAACCCCTCCTTTTATGTGTACAACATATTGTTTTCTATAAGGAAAAGTTTTATGTATGTTTTTTCCAATAGATCACAAAATGTGTCACTTGATATATATCAATGTTTCTTAGAGAAACAGATTGTATATTTAGGACAAGTTTAAAATAAAACATAAACCAAGGAGTTGATAACTAATGTTTCAAGCTAAACAAGAAGGGGTCCGCATGATCATCGATGTTCGTGAAATGGTGAAACGAGGCATGCACCCTCGGAAAGAAATCATTGATTGTATTCATCAAGCAGTAAAAGGAACAATTTTCGAAATACACCTACCACACCCAGGTCAACCACTCATTTCCGCGATTGAACAATTGGGGTTAGATTGTGTAATCAATGAGTTAGGACCTGATCATTTCCGATTATTAACCTTAAAAATGGAATAGCCGACCTTCAAGGTTCGGCTATTTCCATATTAATATTTAGCTATTTCTATTAATTCATCTATCGATAAAAGATGGATTCCTTTTCTTCCGTTTAGTTCCAATAGCTGAAGGGATTGAAAGTGAACTAACTTCCTGCTTAAGGTCTCGGGAGTGGTACCAATAAACGAGGCAAGATCTTTCTTGGAAACAGGCAATTCAAACTCCACTTTATTGGCTATCTCATAAAATGATAAAAGGGCTTTGGCCAAGCGCTTCTCGACTTCTAATAAGCTAATTGCACCTATCCATTCATCCGCTAATTGTAGCCGCTCACTTAAGACCAACATATATTTCATGGCTATATTAGGATTACGCTCTAATATTTCCCTAAAATCGTCCCTGCGAATGAGACAAACTGTACTGTCCTCTAGAACAGCAGCATGGGCATAATGTTGTTTGTTTTCTAATAAAGCGTACTGACCAAAAAAATCACCCTCAAACAAAAAGCGAATAATTTGCTCTTTCCCTTCATCTGAGTGCTTCATAAGTTTAACCATTCCGGTATGAACAATATAAAGTGTGTCGGATTGTTCTCCCTCCCGGAAAATATATTCGCCTTTTTGATAAGATTGATTTCTTACCGCCAGCTGGACAAGCCTCATTTCCTCATCCGTTAGTCCTTTAAAAATTGGGACATTTCGTACACAGCCTACTTTGGTATGGCAATGGCAGTCCAAAAACTCACCTCATTTGTTTATGATCCTTATCTTAGGATACCAAACTCCCAGTAGAAAATAGTGCTTTAAATCATCTTCAACTGAAACATACTAATATTGATGTACATCAAGGTTAGTTTTTGTGATATTGATTATTATTATCATATGAACTTAAGGCATCAGCTACAAAAATTTTGGAGGGGGCATCATCATGGAGAAAAAATCAGTCACAACAGCAAAGGAATATAACCAGGAACGATTTTCAAAAAGAATCGTCTTTAATGAAGGCGGGAGCACAGTCTTTGTTTTAAATTTCTTACCAGGCCAAAAGCTTCCTGCTCATAAGCACTCAGGAACTGAAGTTTATTTACTTATTCTTGACGGAAATGGAACATTCACCATCAATGGTACAGAAACCGGAGTGACAAAGGATGATGTTGTTCACTGCTCAGGTGAAGAAGAGATGTCGTTTGAAAATACAGGTAGTACTCCGGTTAGTCTTTATGTCATGTTAAACAAGGTGCCAGACGAAAGATTCGTACAGAATATTTAAGGAAAACGCCCTACCCTAATCAAAAAAGCAGTCTGACTCTACTGGGTCAGACTCAGGCTGTCGAGAGTTTCTCGACAGCCTATTATGTAACCCAAAAAACTTTAGTAATTCACCGCGTTAATTTATAGTTAGATAATTAGTAATTACTAATAAATAGGCTGTTCAATAAGTCTGTTGATCTCCGTTCCAGACGCTCGCTTTCCGCGGGGCGGGCGGTGAGCTTCCTCGTCGCTAACGCTCCTGCGGGATCTCACCTGTCCCGCTGCTCCCGCAGGAGTCTTCGCGTCTTCCACTCCAATCAACAGGGCGGTTCCAATACAGACCTTCCACTCAACCAATACATAATAAAAATAAGTGGTGAAACCAAGGTTTAAGCCAAAAAAGTCTAGCCAAAGTGAATATAAATTTTTGTCTATTGATGAATTAGTTCCAGCCGATTACCTTCTTCGCTTGATTGATAAATATATCGATTTTTCGTTTCTTCTTGAAAAGGTCCTTATTATAGCGATGATAATGGACGTCCCACTGACCCTCTTATTCTTTTTAAAATGATGTTTATTGGTTATCTTTATAGCATTCGGTCTGAACACCAATTAGAAAGGGAAATAAGAACAAACGTCGCCTATTGGTGGTTTTTAGGTTTGAAATTCAAAGATCCAGTTCCACATCACTCTACGATAAGTTGGAATCGTCAACACCGTTTTTAAGGATACAAATATTTTTCAGGATCTTTTTTATGAGATTGTTCTTCTAGCAAAAAATCATAAGATCGTGTTTTATTTACAGATTCTACACACTTAAAGGCAAACGTAAATAAACACAAGTTTACAAATCAAGAGGTTGAAATAGAGACTCGTGAGGGTAAAAAATTGAGCGAAGCTTCACAGACTAAAAAAGTGATGCATGGGCTTCGCTTCTGCTTGTTACGGGGATTGAAGAATGTATGTGAACAGACTCTCCTTACTGCAGCCTGCAAAAACATAAAAAAATATCGATACATTTAGCCAGGTCGATAAGGTGTGTGCCATTCTTTTGGTTGATTTGCACCTTGTTGATTGGAGCGGAAGGTGCGAAGACTCCTGCGGGAGCAGCGGGACAGGTGAGACCCCGCAGGCGCTTTAGCGCCGAGGAGGCTCACCGCCCGCCCCGCGGAAAGCGAAGCACCTGGAGCGGAAATCAACAGATCCCTTAGCATAGACAATCTCATATTAAAAATTGACATTCAATGTTCTGAAAAACGAAAAATTGACAAGAAAATAAACTTTCTCGACAATCTGAGTCTGACTCTACTGGGTCAGACTGCTTTTTCACTTTAAAACACAATTGTTTTATTTTTATGGACGATCACCCGGTCTTCTAAGTGCCAGCGAACAGCACGAGCCAATACACTGCGTTCAATGGAACGGCCGATTTTTTTTAAGTCCTCTATCTGGTCGCGGTGATCAACCCGCATAATATCTTGTTCTATAATTGGTCCTTCATCCAAATCATTAGTGACGTAATGAGACGTGGCACCAATTAACTTCACCCCTCGTTGATAGGCACGATCATAGGGTCTCGCCCCTACAAATGCTGGTAAGAATGAATGATGTATGTTGATAATCCTGTGTGGGTGGGCCGCTACGAACTCTGGCGTAAGAATTTGCATGTAACGGGCCAAAATAATTGCATCTACCTCATGTTTTTTGACAAGCTGTAATTGTTTTTGTTCCGCCTCAGCACGGTTTTCTTTACTAGCGGGTATATAGTAGAAGGGAATGCCTAATGATTCAATTATTTCCCGGGAATCTTCATGATTACTAACCACTAAAGCAATTTCAGCCATCAAATCGCCGCTTTGCCAATCCCATAATAATTCTCTCAAACAATGTAGTTCCCTGGAAACAAAAATAGCAATTTTTTGGATCTCTGACACAAAAGATAGCTTCCAATCCATTTGGAAGGTTTCAGCTATTCGACGGAAATCATTCCTTAGCTCTTCCTTTTTTCCAGCTAAGCCAGGACATTCAAACTCAATACGAATAAAAAAATTCCCGCCAACTGGATTTGTCGAATATTGACTAGATTCAATAATGTTTGCATCATGCTCAAATAAAAACTTTGAAACAGTTGCAACGATCCCCGGTTTGTCCGGGCAATTGATCAGGAGTCGACCACGATTTTTCCGTTTTTCTTTAAAATCGTTTATTTTTTCAAAGATATCATTATTCATAGAATCCTCTTCTTTGGTTTTAGTCACATTATACGGTAGTATCGATCCAATTTAAATATTTTTTCAAAAGTTTCCGACATTAACGTTACTTTCAAACGGAGGTGTAATCACAAAACCTGATTAGGTGTGTAGTAGGATGGCGGCTTTACTATTTTTCCATTCTGCGTAGGATCTCCAGAAAAACCTCAGTAGCCTTCGTTTTAAATTGTGATTCTTGGGTTATTAACGAGAATTTCCGACAAATTGGATTTCCATTTACCTTTAACATTTTCAAGGTCCCTAAGGAAATTTCCTTTCTAACAGCCGTTTGTGAAAGTAGAGTAATGCCTAAACCCGCTTCCACTGATTCTTTTATGATTTGTGTACTGCCAAACTCCATGATACTGTGCGGGTGGAACTGAAACTCAGTAAACATTTTTTCCGTAGCTTCCCTTGTTCCTGATCCTTCTTCCCGAACAATCCATGTTTCATCAGACAGCTCCGATAATTGGATATTCTCTCGATTTGCATAAGGGTGGTTTGCTTGGACGATGACAAACATGAAATCTTCTTCAAATGCTTCAATATAGAGCTTTTCGTGGCTAAAATCTCCCTCAAGGATGCCAATATCCAAATGGTGGTCCATTACCATTTCAGCAATTACCTGTGTATTTCCAATAGAGACTGTAGGTGTGATCATGGGGTACTGCTGTTTCAATTTTGCGATGAGGTGAGGGAGTACATATTCCCCGAATGTAAAGCTTGCTCCAATCGATAAGCTACCACTTGCTGTCTTTAGTAAATCATCT of the Bacillus sp. 1NLA3E genome contains:
- a CDS encoding LysR family transcriptional regulator, translating into MNQLLLVFVTVVDKGNFTRAADELHMTQPAVSQYIQTLERMVGAKLLDRTNKYVRLNKAGEIVFHHAKEILGLHTRMQCLVDDLLKTASGSLSIGASFTFGEYVLPHLIAKLKQQYPMITPTVSIGNTQVIAEMVMDHHLDIGILEGDFSHEKLYIEAFEEDFMFVIVQANHPYANRENIQLSELSDETWIVREEGSGTREATEKMFTEFQFHPHSIMEFGSTQIIKESVEAGLGITLLSQTAVRKEISLGTLKMLKVNGNPICRKFSLITQESQFKTKATEVFLEILRRMEK
- a CDS encoding Crp/Fnr family transcriptional regulator: MDCHCHTKVGCVRNVPIFKGLTDEEMRLVQLAVRNQSYQKGEYIFREGEQSDTLYIVHTGMVKLMKHSDEGKEQIIRFLFEGDFFGQYALLENKQHYAHAAVLEDSTVCLIRRDDFREILERNPNIAMKYMLVLSERLQLADEWIGAISLLEVEKRLAKALLSFYEIANKVEFELPVSKKDLASFIGTTPETLSRKLVHFQSLQLLELNGRKGIHLLSIDELIEIAKY
- a CDS encoding YckD family protein, with product MRKYLWSMIVCLLLSSTMFTVAYGENNPGKPAKPAVQLTEQQKTELANLHKDILEKKKEMILKYVEFGVIPEEKGQMIISHFEKHYEMLEQNGFIFRMPPNHHKAQMPNKP
- the purU gene encoding formyltetrahydrofolate deformylase; the protein is MNNDIFEKINDFKEKRKNRGRLLINCPDKPGIVATVSKFLFEHDANIIESSQYSTNPVGGNFFIRIEFECPGLAGKKEELRNDFRRIAETFQMDWKLSFVSEIQKIAIFVSRELHCLRELLWDWQSGDLMAEIALVVSNHEDSREIIESLGIPFYYIPASKENRAEAEQKQLQLVKKHEVDAIILARYMQILTPEFVAAHPHRIINIHHSFLPAFVGARPYDRAYQRGVKLIGATSHYVTNDLDEGPIIEQDIMRVDHRDQIEDLKKIGRSIERSVLARAVRWHLEDRVIVHKNKTIVF
- a CDS encoding cupin domain-containing protein, with the protein product MEKKSVTTAKEYNQERFSKRIVFNEGGSTVFVLNFLPGQKLPAHKHSGTEVYLLILDGNGTFTINGTETGVTKDDVVHCSGEEEMSFENTGSTPVSLYVMLNKVPDERFVQNI